One part of the Desulfovibrio sp. genome encodes these proteins:
- a CDS encoding ABC transporter ATP-binding protein codes for MLEIRNLHVRYGGIQAVQGISLNIPRGSIVTLIGANGAGKSSIIRSIAGLNKTISGDILLTRHEGDAPVSLMGLKPEDMVRRGISLSPEGRRILPHLTVEENLHLGAYSRSNRDEIAHDIEWVYSLFPRLKERSWQKGGTLSGGEQQMLAVGRALMSRPDLLMLDEPSLGLAPLLVREIFDIVKRINEEGKTVLLVEQNAFAALSVAHYAYILEVGRVVLEGPGRELLEDPKVKEAYLGG; via the coding sequence ATGCTTGAAATTCGTAATCTCCATGTGCGCTACGGCGGCATTCAGGCCGTCCAGGGCATAAGCCTGAATATCCCGCGCGGCAGCATTGTTACGCTTATCGGGGCCAACGGCGCGGGCAAGAGCAGTATCATCCGCTCCATTGCCGGCCTGAACAAGACCATCAGCGGCGATATTCTGCTCACCCGTCATGAGGGCGATGCTCCAGTTTCGCTCATGGGGCTCAAGCCCGAAGACATGGTGCGCAGGGGCATTTCGCTTTCTCCGGAAGGGCGGCGCATTCTGCCCCACCTGACGGTTGAGGAAAACCTGCATCTGGGCGCGTACTCGCGTAGCAACAGGGACGAAATCGCCCACGATATCGAATGGGTTTACAGCCTCTTTCCCCGGCTGAAGGAACGCAGCTGGCAGAAGGGCGGCACGCTTTCGGGCGGTGAGCAGCAAATGCTGGCCGTGGGTCGCGCTCTTATGAGCCGTCCTGACCTGCTCATGCTTGACGAACCCTCGCTGGGCCTCGCGCCCTTGCTAGTGCGTGAAATCTTCGACATCGTCAAGCGCATCAACGAAGAAGGCAAAACCGTGCTTCTGGTTGAACAGAACGCCTTTGCGGCCCTTTCTGTAGCGCACTATGCCTATATTCTTGAAGTGGGCCGGGTTGTGCTTGAAGGCCCTGGCCGCGAACTGCTCGAAGACCCCAAGGTCAAGGAAGCGTACCTCGGCGGCTAG
- a CDS encoding ABC transporter ATP-binding protein: protein MSEFILPTAPNYEGALLLAKDVTMRFGGVTAVSDLSIALPKGAIAGIIGPNGAGKTTAFNVLSGFYTPQEGDVIFGGKSVKGLGPAEICNLGMARTFQNIRLSQQMTVLENIMVGCHVRRRCPWWMAPLGIPAFYKEEAAIIEKSKQLAERVNLSANLDDQAGSLPYGAQRRLEIARALATEPKLLLLDEPAAGMNPQESLDLMHFIGHIRDEFDLTILLIEHDMKVVMGVCQYIWVMEYGALIAEGGPEAIRNNPVVIRAYLGEDATLEKVV from the coding sequence ATGAGCGAATTTATTCTGCCCACAGCTCCCAATTACGAGGGCGCGCTGCTGCTGGCCAAGGACGTAACCATGCGTTTTGGCGGCGTTACGGCGGTGAGCGATCTTTCCATTGCCCTGCCCAAGGGTGCCATTGCGGGCATTATCGGTCCCAACGGCGCTGGTAAAACTACGGCATTCAATGTTCTGAGCGGTTTTTACACCCCGCAGGAAGGCGACGTGATTTTTGGCGGCAAGAGCGTAAAAGGCCTTGGCCCAGCCGAAATCTGTAATCTGGGCATGGCCCGCACCTTCCAGAATATCCGCCTTTCGCAGCAGATGACCGTGCTTGAAAACATCATGGTTGGCTGTCATGTGCGCAGGCGCTGCCCGTGGTGGATGGCTCCGCTGGGTATTCCTGCCTTCTACAAAGAAGAAGCGGCTATCATTGAAAAGAGCAAGCAGCTGGCTGAAAGGGTGAACCTGAGCGCCAACTTGGACGACCAGGCTGGCAGCCTGCCCTATGGCGCGCAGCGCAGGCTTGAAATTGCCCGCGCTCTTGCCACCGAGCCCAAACTTTTGCTGCTCGACGAGCCGGCTGCAGGCATGAACCCGCAGGAAAGCCTTGATCTCATGCACTTTATCGGCCATATACGCGATGAATTCGACCTCACCATCCTGCTCATCGAGCACGATATGAAGGTTGTCATGGGCGTGTGCCAGTATATCTGGGTTATGGAGTATGGCGCGCTGATCGCCGAGGGCGGCCCCGAAGCCATTCGCAACAACCCCGTGGTTATCCGCGCCTATCTGGGCGAAGACGCCACGCTTGAAAAAGTAGTATAG
- a CDS encoding branched-chain amino acid ABC transporter permease codes for MRLNRSTLLSIMVMLLFGLVLSQADSFLGDYQIYIAKLIFINAILALSLNLIYGFTGLFSLGHAGFIAIGAYVSALCILTPEQKEMMWILEPIIWPFSDLFTPFWVSVLAGGFVATIFAFIIAVPVLRLGDDYLGIATLGFAEIIRVIIVNATSVTNGSLGIKGIPGHASLLSCYIWTLFTLIVLWRLLFSNYGNVLRCIRDNEIAARVMGINVFRYKVLSFCIGAFFAGVGGALLGTHLSTIDPKMFNFLLTFNVLMFVVAGGLGSLSGSLLGATVITILLEWLRAIEEPIDLGFLEIPGIPGMRMVVFSLVLLAIILYRREGIMGTREVTWKTIGAFLRRGKA; via the coding sequence ATGCGCCTGAACAGAAGCACACTTCTGAGCATCATGGTCATGCTGCTGTTTGGCCTTGTGCTCTCCCAGGCAGATAGTTTTCTCGGCGACTATCAGATTTACATCGCCAAGCTCATTTTCATCAACGCCATTCTGGCGCTCTCACTCAATCTCATTTATGGTTTTACCGGTCTGTTTTCTCTTGGACATGCGGGTTTTATCGCCATTGGCGCATATGTTTCGGCCCTGTGCATTCTGACCCCAGAGCAAAAAGAGATGATGTGGATTCTCGAACCCATCATCTGGCCTTTCTCCGACCTGTTTACGCCTTTCTGGGTTTCTGTTCTGGCGGGCGGGTTTGTAGCCACCATCTTCGCCTTCATCATAGCCGTGCCCGTGCTGCGGCTCGGTGACGACTATCTGGGCATTGCCACCCTGGGCTTTGCCGAAATCATCCGCGTTATCATTGTCAACGCCACCTCGGTGACCAACGGTTCGCTGGGCATCAAGGGCATACCTGGTCACGCGAGCCTGCTCTCGTGCTACATATGGACGCTCTTTACGCTCATAGTGCTATGGCGGCTCCTGTTCAGCAACTACGGCAACGTGTTGCGCTGCATACGCGATAACGAAATTGCCGCCCGGGTCATGGGCATCAACGTGTTCCGCTACAAGGTACTTTCGTTCTGCATCGGCGCTTTTTTTGCCGGTGTGGGCGGTGCATTGCTGGGAACCCACCTTTCCACCATCGACCCCAAGATGTTCAACTTCCTGCTGACCTTCAACGTGCTGATGTTCGTTGTGGCCGGCGGTCTTGGTTCATTGTCGGGCAGTCTGCTGGGCGCCACGGTCATCACCATTCTGCTGGAGTGGCTGCGCGCCATTGAAGAACCCATCGATCTGGGATTTCTTGAAATACCTGGCATCCCCGGCATGCGCATGGTGGTGTTTTCGCTGGTGCTGCTGGCCATTATTCTTTACCGGCGTGAGGGCATCATGGGAACCAGGGAAGTAACCTGGAAGACTATTGGCGCGTTCTTGAGGAGGGGCAAGGCATGA